A stretch of Desulfocurvus vexinensis DSM 17965 DNA encodes these proteins:
- a CDS encoding Smr/MutS family protein produces the protein MTDDFANNPFKALRGAGLKLKDADAKGKDAPGAKARPAKAAPAPKASGAPAAPGPADALQAEDDIFLRAMGAMGRKARAPQPQPHQRDLDERPFGDLLKEHERHKAARDARDAAPADPGPATQPLRRRETQPPAAPAALPEPPDPEDAALFLGAMGDVARLDGTGGRDVPKAVEPPAPPAPAHPEALAREQLRRLVRGEIDFQLEFTEEYQHGHVTGLDPKIFNKLRAGAFSVEAHHDLHGLNTEQALYSTVDFIRRSYLLGRRTLVLVTGRGRNSPDGRGILRDEVQLWLTREPLRRVVLAFVTAQPRDGGPGALYVLLRKHKKSLGKVQWDRLPADWDA, from the coding sequence GTGACCGACGACTTTGCCAACAATCCCTTCAAGGCCCTGCGCGGCGCCGGGCTGAAGCTCAAGGACGCCGACGCCAAGGGCAAGGACGCCCCCGGGGCCAAGGCGCGCCCGGCCAAGGCCGCCCCGGCGCCCAAGGCGTCCGGCGCTCCCGCCGCGCCCGGGCCTGCGGACGCCTTGCAGGCCGAGGACGACATCTTCCTGCGCGCCATGGGCGCCATGGGCCGCAAGGCCCGCGCGCCGCAGCCCCAGCCGCACCAGCGGGACCTGGACGAGCGCCCCTTCGGCGACCTGCTCAAGGAGCACGAGCGCCACAAGGCCGCGCGCGACGCCAGGGACGCCGCCCCGGCGGACCCCGGGCCCGCGACGCAGCCCCTGCGCCGCCGCGAGACGCAGCCCCCCGCCGCCCCTGCCGCGCTCCCCGAGCCCCCCGACCCCGAGGACGCGGCCCTGTTCCTGGGCGCCATGGGCGACGTGGCCCGGCTGGACGGCACCGGCGGGCGCGATGTGCCCAAGGCCGTCGAGCCGCCCGCCCCCCCGGCGCCCGCCCACCCCGAGGCCCTGGCCCGCGAGCAGCTGCGCCGCCTGGTGCGCGGGGAAATCGACTTCCAGCTGGAGTTCACCGAGGAGTACCAGCACGGCCACGTCACAGGGCTGGACCCCAAGATATTCAACAAGCTGCGCGCCGGGGCCTTCTCGGTGGAAGCCCACCACGACCTGCACGGCCTGAACACCGAGCAGGCCCTCTACTCCACGGTGGACTTCATCCGCCGCAGCTATCTGCTGGGGCGGCGCACGCTCGTGCTGGTCACGGGGCGGGGGCGCAACTCGCCCGACGGACGCGGCATCCTGCGCGACGAGGTCCAGCTCTGGCTGACCCGCGAGCCCCTGCGCCGCGTGGTGCTGGCCTTCGTCACGGCCCAGCCGCGCGACGGCGGCCCGGGCGCGCTCTACGTCCTCTTGCGCAAGCACAAGAAATCACTGGGCAAGGTCCAATGGGACCGCCTGCCTGCCGACTGGGACGCCTAG
- the ftsH gene encoding ATP-dependent zinc metalloprotease FtsH encodes MNNVTRNLFLWLAISLVMVFLFNMFNQPPRAQLTMSYTEFLQNVENSQITEVTIQGRDILGQTVSGERFSTYAPDDPALVGKLVDKGIQVKAKPVEDSPWLTVFVSWFPMLLLIGVWIFFMRQMQSGGGKAMSFGRSRAKMITQDQSKVTFDDVAGVDEAKEELTEVVDFLSNPRKFTRLGGRIPKGVLLVGPPGTGKTLLARAVAGEAGVPFFSISGSDFVEMFVGVGASRVRDLFIQGKKNAPCLIFIDEIDAVGRQRGAGLGGGHDEREQTLNQLLVEMDGFESNEGVILIAATNRPDVLDPALLRPGRFDRQVVVPTPDVRGRKRILDVHTKRTPLGADVDTDVIARGTPGFSGADLENLVNEAALQAAKLGRDQVLMADFETAKDKVLMGKERRSVILSEEEKRTTAYHEAGHALIGKLLPHADPVHKVSIIPRGMALGVTMHLPVDDRHNYSREYLEGQLSGLLAGRAAEELIFGQRTTGASNDIERATGIARKMVTQWGMSDAIGPLALAEKDDSVFLGREMIRHKVHSEDTARLIDSEIRRLVDEANERALTLIRDNLDSLHAIAKALLERETISGADIDLIMQGQALPKLAGPGAQDGPALGQPGPDGSGGGSGGSGAAPAAPGGAAPAAPAAPAAPGGGASASAPDADAGQERMAGEYASPMAGATPPPPQDRPKSLFRKVMDGELDVAAAQQDGGEFRLEPDDAPAPRAGEKDKSGN; translated from the coding sequence TTGAATAACGTCACCCGGAATCTTTTCCTCTGGTTGGCCATCTCGCTGGTGATGGTCTTCCTGTTCAACATGTTCAACCAGCCGCCGCGTGCCCAGCTCACCATGAGCTACACCGAGTTCCTGCAGAACGTGGAGAACAGCCAGATCACCGAGGTCACCATCCAGGGCCGCGACATCCTGGGCCAGACCGTCTCGGGCGAGCGCTTCAGCACCTACGCCCCCGACGATCCCGCCCTGGTGGGCAAGCTCGTGGACAAGGGCATCCAGGTCAAGGCCAAGCCCGTAGAGGATTCGCCCTGGCTCACGGTGTTCGTCTCCTGGTTCCCCATGTTGCTGCTCATCGGCGTGTGGATCTTCTTCATGCGCCAGATGCAGTCCGGCGGGGGCAAGGCCATGAGCTTCGGGCGCTCGCGGGCCAAGATGATCACCCAGGACCAGTCCAAGGTCACCTTCGACGACGTGGCCGGGGTGGACGAGGCCAAGGAGGAGCTGACCGAGGTGGTGGACTTCTTGTCCAACCCGCGCAAGTTCACCCGCCTGGGCGGGCGCATCCCCAAGGGCGTGCTGCTCGTCGGCCCTCCCGGCACGGGCAAGACCCTGCTGGCGCGCGCCGTGGCGGGCGAGGCCGGGGTGCCCTTCTTCTCCATCTCCGGCTCGGACTTCGTGGAAATGTTCGTGGGCGTGGGCGCCTCGCGCGTGCGTGACCTGTTCATCCAGGGCAAGAAGAACGCGCCCTGCCTGATCTTCATCGACGAAATCGACGCCGTGGGCCGCCAGCGCGGCGCAGGCCTGGGCGGCGGCCACGACGAGCGCGAACAGACCCTGAACCAGCTGCTGGTGGAAATGGACGGCTTCGAGTCCAACGAGGGCGTCATCCTCATCGCCGCCACCAACCGCCCCGACGTGCTCGACCCGGCGCTGTTGCGCCCGGGCCGCTTCGACCGCCAGGTGGTGGTGCCCACCCCCGACGTGCGCGGGCGCAAGCGCATCCTGGACGTGCACACCAAGCGCACGCCCCTGGGCGCCGACGTGGACACCGACGTCATCGCCCGCGGCACCCCCGGCTTCTCCGGGGCGGACCTGGAAAACCTCGTCAACGAGGCCGCGCTGCAAGCCGCCAAGCTCGGGCGCGACCAGGTGCTCATGGCCGACTTCGAGACCGCCAAGGACAAGGTGCTCATGGGCAAGGAGCGGCGCAGCGTGATCCTCTCCGAGGAGGAGAAGCGCACCACGGCCTACCACGAGGCGGGCCACGCCCTCATCGGCAAGCTGCTGCCCCACGCCGACCCGGTACACAAGGTCTCCATCATCCCGCGCGGCATGGCCCTGGGCGTGACCATGCACCTGCCCGTGGACGACCGCCACAACTACAGCCGCGAATACCTCGAAGGCCAGCTCTCGGGCCTTCTGGCCGGGCGCGCCGCCGAGGAGCTGATCTTCGGCCAGCGCACCACCGGCGCCAGCAACGACATCGAGCGCGCCACGGGCATCGCCCGCAAGATGGTCACCCAGTGGGGCATGAGCGACGCCATCGGGCCCCTGGCCCTGGCCGAGAAGGACGACTCGGTGTTCCTGGGCCGCGAAATGATCCGCCACAAGGTCCACAGCGAGGACACGGCCCGGCTCATCGACTCCGAGATCCGCCGCCTGGTGGACGAGGCCAACGAGCGGGCCCTGACCCTGATCCGCGACAACCTGGACTCGCTGCACGCCATCGCCAAGGCCCTGCTGGAGCGCGAGACCATCTCGGGCGCCGACATCGACCTGATCATGCAGGGCCAAGCCCTGCCCAAGCTCGCTGGCCCCGGCGCCCAGGACGGCCCGGCCCTGGGCCAGCCCGGCCCCGACGGGTCGGGCGGCGGATCGGGCGGATCGGGCGCGGCCCCGGCGGCGCCCGGCGGCGCGGCCCCGGCGGCCCCGGCGGCCCCCGCCGCACCGGGGGGCGGGGCTTCGGCCTCGGCTCCGGACGCGGACGCGGGCCAGGAGCGCATGGCCGGCGAATACGCCTCGCCCATGGCGGGCGCCACGCCCCCGCCGCCCCAGGACAGGCCCAAGAGCCTGTTCCGCAAGGTCATGGACGGCGAGCTGGACGTGGCCGCCGCCCAGCAGGACGGAGGCGAGTTCCGCCTGGAGCCCGACGACGCCCCCGCGCCCCGCGCCGGGGAGAAGGACAAGAGCGGAAACTAG
- the folP gene encoding dihydropteroate synthase, whose amino-acid sequence MQERIFWNVIGGRVLGPAPFFVVGIVNVTPDSFFDGGAHDDPTSAAAHGRRLLDEGAAVLDVGGESTRPGAQAVPASQELARVLPVVRELAAHIARTQDLAAGPAAVVSVDTFKAEVAAACLEAGAAVVNDISACRFDPALLDVLGQYKPGYVLMHSLGRPDAMQQDPRYANVVHDIIAFFEERLRALTAAGLPEDNIVIDPGIGFGKTLEHNLEILRNIEAFGVLGLPLYVGLSNKSMFQHLLGLPLGERAWPTQAAVAVLASRGVRIHRVHDVARTVQTLTVAEALRNRQGPAPRPGGLLP is encoded by the coding sequence ATGCAGGAGCGCATCTTCTGGAACGTGATCGGGGGACGGGTCCTTGGCCCGGCCCCCTTTTTCGTGGTCGGCATCGTCAACGTCACGCCGGATTCGTTCTTCGACGGCGGGGCCCATGACGACCCGACCTCGGCGGCTGCCCACGGCAGGCGCCTGCTGGACGAGGGCGCCGCAGTGCTCGACGTGGGCGGCGAATCCACCCGCCCGGGGGCCCAGGCCGTGCCCGCCAGCCAGGAGCTGGCCCGGGTGCTGCCCGTGGTGCGCGAGCTGGCCGCACACATCGCCCGGACCCAGGACCTCGCCGCCGGGCCCGCCGCCGTGGTCTCGGTGGACACCTTCAAGGCCGAGGTGGCCGCCGCCTGCCTGGAGGCCGGGGCCGCCGTGGTCAACGACATCTCGGCCTGCCGCTTCGACCCCGCCCTGCTGGACGTGCTCGGGCAGTACAAGCCCGGCTACGTGCTCATGCACAGCCTGGGCCGCCCGGACGCCATGCAGCAGGACCCGCGCTACGCCAACGTGGTCCACGACATCATCGCCTTCTTCGAGGAACGCCTGCGCGCCCTGACCGCCGCAGGCCTGCCCGAAGACAACATCGTCATCGACCCCGGCATCGGCTTCGGCAAGACCCTGGAGCACAACCTGGAGATCCTGCGCAATATCGAGGCCTTCGGCGTGCTGGGCCTGCCGCTGTACGTGGGGCTGTCCAACAAGTCCATGTTCCAGCACCTGCTCGGCCTGCCCCTGGGGGAGCGCGCCTGGCCCACCCAGGCCGCCGTGGCCGTGCTGGCCTCGCGCGGGGTGCGCATCCACCGCGTCCACGACGTGGCCCGCACGGTGCAGACCCTCACCGTGGCCGAGGCGCTGCGAAACCGCCAGGGGCCAGCGCCCCGGCCCGGAGGGCTCCTCCCGTGA
- a CDS encoding ATP-binding protein: protein MARLSLRVHIFSLLAAIMAVALAGGAMVLWYAHKADSLLSDVLDRDFVAYETAGLLAEALLEQRGLVTYYFLDADPEWLAQLERSRAGFEALLARARTLAPDAEAQTLVGEIESRYLHYVQARDQVLDLYRAGRREEGTALHREVRGQYAQVHLLCREHRALHEGRMREAAHASRQRMAVVRGAALGFMPVALTLAGVLAYVLVCHVLRPIHNLAEAMDLTARGQGNEITALGRRVRALIQDVGTTRHKLEESREHLVQSERWALTGKLAASVAHSIRNPLTSVKIRLFSLGRSLRLSEEQREDFEVITEEIGHIDAIARNFLDFSRPAKLRKQQVSPVEIVHSALTLMRHRLESYGVEVDLKAPADLRPVIADPEQIKEVLVNLLVNACEAMPGGGRIAISVEPGYVDPMGSVVVVRVADTGPGIPAALRDKVFQPFFSSKEEGTGLGLAIARRIVEEHGGWITVKPGEGGGAQFSITLPGREDAKWHRS from the coding sequence ATGGCCCGCTTGTCCCTGCGTGTGCATATCTTTTCGCTGCTGGCGGCCATCATGGCCGTGGCCCTGGCCGGTGGGGCCATGGTCCTGTGGTACGCCCACAAGGCCGACTCGCTGCTGTCGGACGTGCTGGACCGCGACTTCGTGGCCTACGAGACCGCCGGGCTGCTGGCCGAGGCCCTGCTGGAGCAGCGCGGCCTGGTCACCTACTATTTCCTGGACGCCGACCCCGAGTGGCTCGCCCAGCTGGAACGCAGCCGCGCCGGGTTCGAGGCCCTGCTGGCCCGGGCCCGGACCCTGGCCCCCGACGCCGAGGCCCAGACGCTGGTGGGCGAGATCGAGTCGCGCTACCTGCACTACGTCCAGGCCCGCGACCAGGTGCTGGACCTCTACCGTGCCGGGCGGCGCGAGGAGGGCACCGCGCTGCACCGCGAGGTGCGCGGCCAGTACGCCCAGGTCCACCTGCTGTGCCGGGAGCACCGCGCGCTGCACGAGGGCCGGATGCGCGAGGCGGCCCACGCCAGCCGCCAGCGCATGGCCGTGGTCCGGGGTGCGGCCCTGGGCTTCATGCCCGTGGCCCTGACCCTGGCGGGCGTGCTGGCCTACGTGCTGGTGTGCCACGTGCTGCGGCCCATCCACAACCTGGCCGAGGCCATGGACCTCACGGCGCGCGGCCAGGGCAACGAGATCACCGCCCTGGGCCGGCGCGTGCGGGCCCTGATCCAGGACGTGGGCACCACGCGGCACAAGCTGGAGGAAAGCCGCGAACACCTGGTGCAGAGCGAGCGGTGGGCGCTGACCGGCAAGCTGGCCGCCAGCGTGGCCCACAGCATCCGCAACCCGCTGACCTCGGTGAAGATCCGCCTGTTCTCCCTGGGCCGCAGCCTGCGCCTGAGCGAGGAGCAGCGCGAGGACTTCGAGGTCATCACCGAGGAGATCGGGCATATCGACGCCATCGCCAGGAATTTCCTGGACTTCTCCCGCCCGGCCAAGCTGCGCAAGCAGCAGGTCAGCCCCGTGGAGATCGTGCACAGCGCCCTGACCCTCATGCGCCACCGCCTGGAGTCCTACGGCGTGGAGGTGGATCTCAAGGCCCCGGCGGACCTGCGCCCGGTCATCGCCGACCCCGAGCAGATCAAGGAGGTGCTGGTGAACCTGCTGGTCAACGCCTGCGAGGCCATGCCCGGGGGCGGGCGCATCGCCATCTCCGTGGAGCCGGGCTACGTGGACCCCATGGGCAGCGTGGTGGTGGTGCGCGTGGCCGACACGGGCCCGGGCATCCCCGCCGCCCTGCGCGACAAGGTCTTCCAGCCCTTTTTCAGCTCCAAGGAGGAGGGTACCGGCCTGGGCCTGGCCATCGCCCGGCGCATCGTCGAGGAGCACGGCGGATGGATCACGGTCAAACCCGGCGAGGGCGGCGGGGCGCAGTTCTCCATCACCCTGCCCGGCAGGGAGGACGCCAAATGGCACAGATCCTGA
- a CDS encoding CdaR family protein, producing MLRNWQYRLMALALALACWYIVTGREKVQTVVEMPVEVVGARPDMLVLGGMADKIAVRVRGPRALVRRLEERRPAYSLDLSGLEPGETTIPFEAENVPLSMALEVVAIDPPGVTLTADRLMERELPVRPVWTGAPGKDYELVAATALPAEVRVRGPMAAVSKLEELATREVAVNATGQGEHVVRAELDLPRGLSAEPSAVRVAVEFAVKRKSIWLKLPVRVLPETLEGVDASPSTVQVRALVPLPLARAQDLAEQCMAYVLPPSGLEPGTHQMPVRIKLPDGCTLEKVAPETLEVRVKKK from the coding sequence ATGCTGCGCAACTGGCAATACCGGCTGATGGCCCTGGCCCTGGCCCTGGCCTGCTGGTACATCGTCACGGGCCGCGAGAAGGTCCAGACCGTGGTGGAGATGCCCGTGGAGGTCGTGGGCGCCCGGCCCGACATGCTCGTGCTGGGCGGCATGGCCGACAAGATCGCCGTGCGCGTGCGCGGGCCCCGGGCCCTGGTGCGCCGCCTCGAAGAACGGCGCCCGGCCTATTCCCTGGACCTGTCCGGCCTGGAGCCCGGCGAGACGACGATTCCCTTCGAGGCCGAGAACGTCCCGCTGTCCATGGCCCTGGAAGTGGTGGCCATCGACCCCCCGGGCGTGACCCTGACGGCGGACCGGCTCATGGAACGCGAGCTGCCCGTGCGTCCGGTCTGGACCGGCGCCCCCGGCAAGGACTACGAGCTGGTGGCGGCCACCGCGCTGCCCGCGGAGGTGCGCGTGCGCGGGCCCATGGCCGCGGTGTCCAAGCTCGAGGAGCTGGCCACCCGCGAGGTGGCCGTGAACGCCACCGGCCAGGGCGAGCACGTGGTGCGCGCCGAGCTGGACCTGCCCCGGGGCCTGTCCGCCGAGCCCTCGGCGGTGCGCGTGGCGGTGGAATTCGCCGTCAAGCGCAAGAGCATCTGGCTCAAGCTGCCCGTGCGGGTGCTGCCCGAAACCCTGGAAGGCGTGGACGCGTCACCGTCCACCGTGCAGGTGCGCGCCCTGGTGCCGCTGCCGCTGGCGCGCGCGCAGGACCTCGCCGAGCAGTGCATGGCCTACGTTTTGCCGCCCTCGGGCCTGGAGCCAGGCACGCACCAGATGCCCGTGCGCATCAAGCTGCCCGACGGCTGCACCCTGGAAAAGGTGGCCCCCGAAACACTGGAAGTCAGGGTCAAAAAGAAGTAG
- a CDS encoding transporter substrate-binding domain-containing protein → MKRIPSVLVALALVAALLPLPGARGAEKKICAFDRAFIPFSFVRNQQPTGFEVEVLEAALAGTGLGIEFKPMRSWEQGQAELASGVVHIAPGVTRSELRDKLFIYPSVPTVELGLKFFVNRASLIRSVDQLRGQTIATRRDSVTQLLLQEFGGVKVRLYEDDEKALAAVQTGDAQAYLGADKLAWDIIARRDMKNIVVVGRTLHKEPLYFALYKGETALRDMVDRGLKQIMANGEYDRIYRKWFVPELSTQDMQALVTKAVAELPVAHAPRTGAPRAAAVSTRSGAVYTGASVEGQREGIGVSALEAAVAKAVGAGDLELRAAVVVDAKGRAVPPTAPERDLLTGFDRGVLVVLEPNPGEHEAWMAPALLPFAPGMPGRSAE, encoded by the coding sequence ATGAAACGCATCCCGTCCGTCCTTGTGGCCCTGGCCCTGGTGGCCGCGCTGCTGCCGCTGCCCGGCGCGCGCGGCGCCGAGAAGAAGATCTGCGCCTTCGACCGGGCCTTCATCCCCTTTTCCTTCGTGCGCAACCAGCAGCCCACGGGCTTCGAGGTCGAGGTCCTGGAGGCGGCCCTGGCGGGCACGGGGCTGGGCATCGAGTTCAAGCCCATGCGCAGCTGGGAGCAGGGCCAGGCCGAGCTGGCCAGCGGCGTGGTGCACATCGCCCCGGGCGTCACGCGCTCGGAACTGCGCGACAAGCTCTTCATCTACCCCTCCGTGCCCACGGTGGAGCTGGGGCTCAAGTTCTTCGTCAACCGCGCCTCGCTGATCCGCAGTGTGGACCAGTTGCGCGGGCAGACCATCGCCACTCGCCGCGACTCGGTGACGCAGCTGCTGCTCCAGGAGTTCGGCGGGGTCAAGGTGCGCCTGTACGAGGACGACGAGAAGGCCCTGGCCGCAGTGCAGACCGGCGACGCCCAGGCCTACCTGGGCGCCGACAAGCTCGCCTGGGACATCATCGCCCGCCGGGACATGAAGAATATCGTTGTCGTGGGCCGGACGCTGCACAAGGAGCCGTTGTACTTCGCCCTCTACAAGGGCGAAACGGCCCTGCGCGACATGGTGGACCGGGGCCTGAAGCAGATCATGGCCAACGGCGAGTACGACCGCATCTACCGCAAATGGTTCGTGCCCGAACTGAGCACGCAGGACATGCAGGCCCTGGTGACCAAGGCCGTGGCCGAACTGCCCGTGGCCCACGCCCCGCGCACGGGCGCCCCCCGGGCGGCGGCGGTCTCCACGCGCTCGGGCGCGGTCTACACGGGCGCCTCGGTGGAGGGCCAGCGCGAGGGCATCGGGGTCTCGGCCCTGGAGGCGGCGGTGGCCAAGGCCGTGGGCGCGGGCGACCTGGAGCTGCGCGCCGCCGTGGTGGTGGACGCCAAGGGCCGCGCCGTGCCGCCCACGGCCCCGGAGCGCGACCTGCTCACGGGCTTCGACCGCGGGGTGCTGGTGGTGCTCGAGCCCAACCCCGGCGAGCACGAGGCCTGGATGGCCCCGGCCCTGCTGCCCTTCGCCCCGGGCATGCCCGGGCGCTCCGCCGAATAG
- a CDS encoding sigma-54-dependent transcriptional regulator, producing the protein MAQILIVDDDAQLRESFRRLLAQEGHDVRTANSAEAGVRAVGEAVPDLVIMDVRLPGMNGLEGFRAMRALEPRLTAIIMTAYGTTDTAIEATRLGAFDYVLKPFDIPDILHLIAQALEAGRFQRRAVAVDAGPGDEGGDALVGRSAAMQGLYKAIGRVAGTEATVLVRGESGTGKELVARLVYQHSPRKDGPFVVINCVAIPETLLESELFGYEKGAFTGATARRVGKIEQADGGTVFLDEIGDMPLPIQGKLLRLLEERSVERLGGSGPRPVDVRIIAATNRDLEAAVAEGRFREDLYYRLRVVTLWLPPLREREGDVDLLADHFLARQAREMEVPAPGFTDAARRALAGHSWPGNVRELANAVHKALIFSRGAPLGADEVLGAIHGDRPGDAPPGDDFDEAVGRFVRARLTRGGEHVLDEVVDHFAARTIEEALRLTGGNRTQAARLLGVSRPTLLARMDRYAIRVQALVSGRGEGRG; encoded by the coding sequence ATGGCACAGATCCTGATCGTGGACGACGACGCCCAGCTGCGCGAGAGCTTCCGCCGCCTGCTGGCCCAGGAGGGCCACGACGTGCGCACGGCCAACTCCGCCGAGGCCGGGGTGCGCGCCGTGGGCGAGGCCGTGCCCGATCTGGTCATCATGGACGTGCGCCTGCCGGGCATGAACGGGCTGGAGGGCTTCCGGGCCATGCGCGCCCTGGAGCCCCGGCTCACGGCCATCATCATGACCGCCTACGGCACCACGGACACGGCCATCGAGGCCACCCGCCTGGGCGCCTTCGACTACGTGCTCAAGCCCTTCGACATCCCCGACATCCTGCACCTCATCGCCCAGGCCCTGGAGGCCGGACGCTTCCAGCGCCGGGCCGTGGCCGTGGACGCCGGGCCCGGCGACGAGGGCGGCGACGCCCTGGTGGGCCGCAGCGCGGCCATGCAGGGCCTGTACAAGGCCATCGGCCGCGTGGCGGGCACCGAGGCCACGGTACTGGTGCGCGGCGAGTCGGGCACCGGCAAGGAGCTGGTGGCCCGGCTGGTCTATCAGCACAGCCCGCGCAAGGACGGCCCCTTCGTGGTCATCAACTGCGTGGCCATCCCCGAAACGCTGCTGGAGAGCGAGCTGTTCGGCTACGAGAAGGGCGCCTTCACGGGCGCCACGGCCCGGCGCGTGGGCAAGATCGAGCAGGCCGACGGCGGCACGGTGTTCCTGGACGAGATCGGCGACATGCCCCTGCCCATCCAGGGCAAGCTGTTGCGCCTGCTGGAGGAGCGCAGCGTGGAGCGCCTGGGCGGCTCCGGGCCGCGCCCGGTGGACGTGCGCATCATCGCCGCCACCAACCGCGACCTGGAGGCCGCCGTGGCCGAGGGGCGCTTCCGCGAGGACCTCTACTACCGGCTGCGGGTGGTCACCCTGTGGCTGCCGCCGCTGCGCGAGCGCGAGGGCGACGTGGACCTGCTGGCCGACCATTTCCTGGCCCGCCAGGCCCGCGAGATGGAAGTACCCGCGCCGGGGTTCACCGACGCCGCCCGCCGGGCCCTGGCCGGGCACTCCTGGCCGGGCAACGTGCGCGAGCTGGCCAACGCCGTGCACAAGGCGCTGATCTTCTCGCGCGGGGCGCCCCTGGGGGCCGACGAGGTCCTGGGCGCCATCCACGGCGACCGGCCCGGGGACGCCCCGCCGGGGGACGATTTCGACGAGGCCGTGGGCCGCTTCGTGCGCGCCCGGCTCACGCGCGGCGGCGAGCACGTGCTCGACGAGGTGGTGGACCATTTCGCCGCGCGGACCATCGAGGAGGCCCTGCGCCTGACGGGCGGCAACCGCACCCAGGCCGCGCGGCTGCTGGGCGTCTCGCGGCCCACGCTGCTGGCGCGCATGGACCGTTACGCCATCCGCGTCCAGGCCCTGGTGTCCGGACGAGGCGAGGGCCGGGGCTGA
- the cdaA gene encoding diadenylate cyclase CdaA: MIDLGWLRISWREIVDIALVAFIFYRLILLIRGTRALSVLWGLLLVAVVYYLSEVFGLLTLNWLLANFLGSIFLVVIILFQGDIRNALSQVGAGRLWRKRPSVADEVFDQLVTAMLDMARRHIGALVVIEKNVPLGDLTERGVTLDARLSRDLLLTIFQTDTPLHDGAVLLRAGRVLAAGCILPLASGVRQKSTFGTRHRAAIGITEETDAVAVVVSEERGEVSIAIGGRLTAALDEVRLRRVLKRAWEK; encoded by the coding sequence GTGATCGACCTCGGCTGGCTGCGCATCTCCTGGCGCGAGATCGTGGACATCGCGCTGGTGGCCTTCATCTTCTACCGGCTGATCCTGCTCATCCGGGGCACCCGGGCGCTGTCGGTGCTCTGGGGGCTGTTGCTGGTGGCCGTGGTCTACTACCTCTCCGAGGTCTTCGGCCTGCTGACCCTCAACTGGCTTTTGGCCAACTTCCTGGGCTCCATCTTCCTGGTGGTCATCATCCTGTTCCAGGGCGACATCCGCAACGCCCTGTCGCAGGTGGGGGCGGGGCGGCTGTGGCGCAAGCGGCCCAGCGTGGCCGACGAGGTCTTCGACCAGCTCGTCACCGCCATGCTCGACATGGCCCGGCGGCACATCGGCGCCCTGGTGGTCATCGAGAAGAACGTACCCCTGGGCGACCTCACCGAGCGCGGGGTGACCCTGGACGCCCGCCTGTCGCGCGACCTGCTGCTGACCATCTTCCAGACCGACACGCCCCTGCACGACGGGGCCGTGCTGCTGCGCGCCGGGCGGGTGCTGGCGGCGGGCTGCATCCTGCCCCTGGCCTCGGGCGTGCGCCAGAAATCGACCTTCGGCACGCGCCACCGCGCGGCCATTGGCATCACCGAGGAAACCGACGCCGTGGCCGTGGTCGTCTCCGAGGAGCGCGGCGAGGTGTCCATAGCCATCGGCGGGCGGCTCACCGCCGCCCTGGACGAGGTGCGCCTGCGCCGCGTCCTCAAACGGGCCTGGGAGAAGTAG